A section of the Jaculus jaculus isolate mJacJac1 chromosome 6, mJacJac1.mat.Y.cur, whole genome shotgun sequence genome encodes:
- the Insyn2b gene encoding protein INSYN2B — protein sequence MAQPSMKVRPALLKRNSLESVELVKQPHHRRSKSQQVRFKDDGSTKTPPGLAEVHIQSPGGGDDDPAAMGKTKTPTARHHHPPAYSLSFPRSHKAGGFRNIAIQTSPSLRKHFPVFKRKKLTASKSLVEMPTASQSAIQVNGSLLEHDTVSSDLAYLRLTQHLEDGPQRVKVPHSFLPRMSKVQSNGPVSMCLDAATWKVSEQGTAAIQVPDDIYHSACWEAREPAFPPDGSADMSNSLTPLVAMCPGDERRVLTSDSERPPSGLNATSGANTLPGTVKLKPELLLPKDNADDNDLVSLSSQSKKTRVPSPPRTHSSPVPGSHSQPAHTGRASDCPASSDSHQDPESLKTNSTSTSAPVCQEQTVKNATQSDTLEFQNCPGRDSFSSSLPRDESKVQGGRETSDTSHIHLAQGELCDLQGRLQSVEESLHSNQEKIKVLLNVIQDLEKARALTEGRNFYRTGQDLNNCRTCQNTACIIYSVEYDFRQQEGRFNEVLQSLEEVEPAEEAPSPPKSPAEAPAPEKQDFRRKTKKVKKKCFWWI from the exons ATGGCCCAGCCAAGCATGAAAGTGAGACCTGCGCTCCTCAAGCGAAACAGCCTGGAGTCGGTGGAGCTGGTGAAGCAACCACATCACCGCAGGAGCAAATCCCAGCAGGTGCGATTCAAGGATGACGGGAGCACAAAGACTCCGCCTGGCCTAGCCGAGGTCCACATCCAAAGTCCTGGCGGCGGCGACGATGACCCTGCTGCCATGGGGAAGACCAAGACGCCAACAGCCAGGCACCATCACCCTCCCGCCTACTCGCTgtccttccccaggtctcacaaGGCAGGGGGCTTCCGCAACATCGCCATCCAAACCTCCCCTAGTCTCAGGAAGCATTTCCCGGTTTTCAAAAGGAAGAAACTCACGGCGAGCAAGTCCTTGGTGGAAATGCCCACAGCGTCCCAAAGTGCCATCCAAGTCAACGGCAGCCTCTTGGAACACGACACGGTGTCCTCTGACCTTGCCTACCTGAGGCTGACTCAGCATCTTGAGGATGGGCCTCAGAGGGTCAAAGTGCCCCACTCATTTCTCCCTAGGATGTCCAAGGTGCAGAGCAATGGGCCTGTTAGCATGTGCTTGGATGCAGCCACGTGGAAGGTTTCGGAGCAGGGGACGGCAGCCATCCAGGTTCCAGATGACATATATCACAGTGCATGCTGGGAAGCTAGAGAGCCGGCCTTTCCCCCAGACGGCTCAGCTGACATGAGTAACTCCCTCACCCCTTTGGTGGCCATGTGTCCAGGTGATGAGAGAAGGGTGTTGACCTCCGATTCTGAAAGACCCCCCTCTGGCTTAAATGCCACCAGCGGTGCCAACACCTTGCCAGGCACAGTGAAACTCAAACCTGAATTGCTTTTGCCCAAAGACAATGCTGATGACAACGACCTTGTCTCGCTGTCATCCCAATCAAAGAAAACGCGTGTTCCCTCACCTCCACGGACTCACAGCTCCCCAGTACCAGGCTCCCACAGCCAGCCAGCCCACACGGGAAGAGCCTCAGACTGCCCAGCGTCAAGTGACAGTCACCAGGATCCGGAGTCACTCAAAACTAACAGTACGTCAACGTCAGCTCCGGTGTGTCAGGAGCAGACGGTGAAGAACGCCACCCAGTCAGACACACTGGAGTTCCAGAACTGTCCCGGAAGggactctttctcttcctctctcccaaggGATGAGAGCAAAGTTCAGGGGGGCAGAGAGACGAGTGACACGAGTCACATTCACCTGGCACAGGGTGAACTCTGCGACCTCCAAGGACGACTGCAGTCCGTGGAGGAATCCCTGCACTCAAATCAAGAGAAAATTAAAGTCCTGCTGAATGTGATTCAAGACTTGGAGAAAGCTCGGGCCCTCACTGAAGG GCGCAACTTTTATCGGACTGGCCAGGACCTTAACAACTGCCGCACCTGCCAGAACACGGCGTGCATCATATACAG TGTGGAGTACGATTTTCGACAGCAGGAGGGCAGGTTCAATGAGGTTCTGCAGAGTCTGGAAGAAGTGGAACCAGCCGAGGAAGCCCCTTCTCCACCAAAGTCGCCAGCAGAAGCCCCGGCCCCCGAGAAACAGGACTTCCGGCGGAAAACCAAGAAGGTGAAGAAAAAATGTTTCTGGTGGATCTGA